From Fundulus heteroclitus isolate FHET01 chromosome 5, MU-UCD_Fhet_4.1, whole genome shotgun sequence, a single genomic window includes:
- the pou4f2 gene encoding POU domain, class 4, transcription factor 2, producing MMMMSLNSKQAFTMAHTSLPEPKYSSLHSSSSSTLTSNAPSSSCSSSRHSSTIISSSGSSSSSEVMRRACLPTPPSNIFGGLDESLLARAEALAAVDIVSQTKSHHHPPHHSPFKPDATYHTMNTLPCTSSSSSSSSVPISHPSALAGHHHHHHHHHHHQPHQALEGDLLDHITPGLALGAMAGPDGSVVSTPAHPAHMAGMNHMHQAAINMAHAHGLPPHMGMNDVDADPRDLEAFAERFKQRRIKLGVTQADVGSALASLKIPGVGSLSQSTICRFESLTLSHNNMIALKPILQAWLEEAEKSHREKLNKPELFNGAEKKRKRTSIAAPEKRSLEAYFAIQPRPSSEKIAAIAEKLDLKKNVVRVWFCNQRQKQKRMKYSACV from the exons ATGATGATGATGTCTCTGAACAGCAAGCAGGCTTTCACCATGGCCCACACCAGCCTGCCCGAGCCCAAGTACTCCTCGCTGCATTCGTCCTCGTCCTCCACTTTGACTTCCAACGCGCCCTCGTCCTCCTGCTCGTCCTCCCGCCACAGCAGCaccatcatcagcagcagcggcagcagcagcagctcggaGGTGATGCGCAGAGCCTGTCTCCCAACCCCACCG AGCAATATATTCGGAGGCTTGGATGAGAGTTTGTTGGCCCGGGCTGAAGCTCTAGCGGCGGTGGATATAGTCTCGCAGACCAAGAGCCACCACCACCCTCCACATCACAGTCCCTTCAAGCCGGACGCGACCTACCACACAATGAACACTCTCCCCtgcacctcctcttcctcttcgtCCTCGTCGGTGCCTATCTCTCACCCGTCCGCCTTGGCTGgccaccaccatcaccatcaccaccaccaccatcaccagcCTCACCAGGCGCTGGAGGGGGACCTGCTGGACCACATCACCCCGGGACTGGCGCTGGGAGCCATGGCAGGGCCGGACGGCTCGGTGGTTTCCACGCCTGCGCACCCAGCCCACATGGCTGGCATGAACCACATGCACCAGGCGGCCATCAACATGGCTCATGCCCACGGGCTACCGCCGCACATGGGCATGAACGACGTGGACGCCGATCCCAGGGACTTGGAAGCTTTCGCGGAGAGGTTTAAGCAGAGGAGGATCAAACTCGGGGTCACCCAGGCGGACGTGGGGTCGGCTTTAGCCAGCCTTAAGATTCCCGGAGTGGGCTCCCTCAGCCAGAGCACCATCTGCCGCTTCGAGTCCCTCACCCTCTCCCACAACAACATGATCGCTTTGAAGCCCATCCTGCAAGCGTGGCTGGAGGAAGCCGAGAAATCACACAGGGAGAAACTAAACAAGCCCGAGTTGTTCAACGGcgcagagaagaagaggaagcgCACGTCCATAGCCGCGCCGGAGAAGCGCTCGCTGGAGGCCTACTTCGCCATCCAGCCGCGTCCCTCCTCGGAGAAAATCGCAGCGATCGCTGAAAAGCTGGACCTGAAAAAGAACGTGGTGCGGGTCTGGTTCTGCAACCAGCGGCAGAAACAGAAACGAATGAAGTACTCCGCATGCGTCTAA